gctttttttttctgtccatgCTGAAGGCTGAGAAAAGCCTCTTTCAAAGTACAAGAACCTCTATACAACTGGGGGGAAATGGCATTGTGTGGTTACTTTAAAAACGCTGCTTCTGGCAGGTGGGCAGGTACTGGCTGTAAGTGCATTTTGTGCAGGACACTTGCAGATGGGTAGATATTGACTGTGAATGGCATTTTGTGCGGAacacttatttttaaaacctttaaATACTTTTATGATATAAGAAAGACATATAAAATCTCTCAAGTACTTTCCCCAAGCCTTAATTtccaagaaaagaaattaaagtttTCTAATCTTCACTGGAGTTGTCGAATTCCTCCCAGTCTGATACACTCATAACTTCTGGTGGAAAGTCAAGATGATGCTTCATTCGGTCTGCGTGCCACTCTGAGAGCCACTTCTCTGTTTCCATTAAAATAGCCCTGGGCAACGTGAGGACACAGGCAGCCATCCCAGAAATATCATCCTCCAGCTGGGGTCCTTCCTCCCAACAGTCTCTCTCTGCATCATAGATGTGCACATAGTCCATGCGGATTCCCCTGTTGTGGGATCTGCCTCCCAAGACATAAATCCTGTTGTCTAAGACTGCAATGCCTGGCTCTCCGTGTCCTGCAGGAAGTGGACATACATTTGTCCACTGATCAGTGCTTGGCTTATAGCAGGCAAcctgtaaaacaaaaaaagaaaagagagaaggcAAAACTGGACTTGTATCCTAGTGGCAGAGCCTGGCCATAAGGTAAACTATTTAGGAAAGAATATTATCAGTCTTTTGACAGTGTGTTGATAATGGAGACAGCATGTGACTGTCTAATACAGGTACAGTGCTCAGCAGAAAATTGTACACAGTTGCCACATAGCTTTGAAATCACAAGTTCTGACCCTGCTGCTGGAGTAACAGTTGTATGTCATTCCAAAAATGTATACAACAGTGAAAGAGATGGGGACATGTGCTAATATAAGCCCAGACATAGTTCACCAGTTGCATTAGAGAAGAAATGCTGGAACATACAAATATGACAAATCTGCTGAGTTGTCTCTGCACCATATGTTGGAGAGTTTCAGATTTCATTGGGTAACTGCTTTCATTTGTAGGCACCTTCTTATCATTCAGACACACTCTTCAGCTAGGTTTAATTCTGCCATCTCCACTGGCTCTATAAAAACAGTTACTTTTTGTATCTTTTCAAGTCTCTAGCCATTCTAGAACCTGGAATAAGGTTCAAGAGAATCCTCTCCAGATGTCCCTTACCATACTGTACATTTTAATTGCATTATACAACTGCCATCCAACACATCCTTAACAGCTCTGCACACTGGTAATTCAAAAGTCCTCCactataaaaaatgaaaaaagcctcTTTCAAAGTATAAGAACCTCGACACAACTGGGGGGAAATGGCATTGTGTGGTTACTTTACAAACGCTGCTTTCTGGCAGGTGGGCAAGTACCCACCTGCCAGAAAGAGAGCATAAAGTAAATTTAACTGATGTGCTGCTTACTGGGCATGTGCATGCCAATGAAGTTATCCATTAGAGATGATTTAAAATTGATTGAGTTCCAAGTGCTAGAGCTTTAATGCTTTGTGGGTGAGACAAAGACTTCAAGACAGCCAACGGTGAATAAATCATTGCCAGTTCTGCAGGTGAGTGGGGAAGAGCTCGTCTAGCTGAGCAGGCAGTTTTATTTGCATACTTAGTAGGAGAAATACATTACACCTAAGTGCCAGCATGCAGAAGAAGCCAAGATCAGAGAGAGGTGTGACGTGGTCTCACCTGGTGAACGTCCCTCCTGTAGCCAGAGTCGTTGTTGCTGCCGCCGATGACGTAGAGCTTCCCCAGCAGCGCGGCCATGCCGTGCCACGCGCGCCTCACGGGGCCGTCCGCCAGCACGTCCCAGCGGTCAGTCCTGGGGTCGTAgcactgcagctccttcaggtagtcctctcctctcctcccacaCGTGATGTACATCTTCCCATCCAGCGCTGCTCCCGCGTGGGCGTACACCTGCAGCACCAACGGCAAAGCAAGGCTTGAGGTCTGCATGGTGTGTTTCTCCCGGTTTTGAAGCAGGGAATGGACATGAAGGGAGTGACATTGTTCACGAGTTATGCAGAGATCAAAAGCAGAAAGGATTTTCTTATGGACAGTTCTTTCTGAGATATTATAATTGTGAATTTCTGAATGAAACGCACTAGAATTTCCAAAAGTTCCAAAACTGCAGCATTCTGTCTTTATTGTTCCTTCATACTATAACACTGCTCCCTAATCTACTTGAAAGCCTTTTTACTGGTGATTTTTCTTATATACAATCTTTCTTTTTAAGATATTATAATTGTGAATTTCTGAATGAAACGCACTAGAATTTCCAAAAGTTCCAAAACTGCAGCATTCTGTCTTTATTGTTCCTTCATACTATAACACTGCTCCCTAATCTACTTGAAAGCCTTTTTACTGGTGATTTTTCTTATATACAATCTTTCTTTTTAAGATATTATAATTGTGAATTTCTGAATGAAACACACTAGAATTTCTAAAAGTTCCAGAACTGCAGCATTCTCTGTCTTTATTGTTCCTTCATACTATAACTTTACTCCCTAATCTACTTGAAAGCCTTTTTATTGGTGATTTTTCTTATATACAATCTTTCTAAGATAGTATAATTGTGAATTTCTGAATGAAACACACTAGAATTTCTAAAAGTTGCAAAACTGCAGCATTCTCTGTCTTTATTGTTCCTTCACACTATAACTCTGCTCCCTAATCTATTTGAAAGCCTTTTtattggtgattttttttatatacaATCTTTCTTTCTAAGATATTATAATTGTGAATTTCTGAATGAAACACACTAGAATTTCTAAAAGTTCCAGAACTGCAGCATTCTCTGTCTTTATTGTTCCTTCATACTATAACTCTGCTCCCTAATCTACTTGAAAGCCTTTTTATTGGTGATTTTTCTTATATACAATCTTTCTTTTTAAGATATTATAATTGTGAATTTCTGAATGAAACACACTAGAATTTCCAAAAGTTCCAAAACTGCAGCATTTCTGTCTTTATTGTTCCTTCATACTATAACTTTACTCCCTAATCCACTTGGAAGCCTTTTTATTGGTGATTTTTCTTATAAAAGCAGTGTTATCAGGAATGCAAGTTATTCTACTTAGTAGCACTCAATTCAGGCTTTTTGTATTTTCAGCAGTGACACacatttattatttgttttattaataCTTTTAAGGATTAACACAATAAAGGTGCAGGCAAAATCAgcaagaaacaggaaaaataagcATTTAACTGGAAAATGTAAATTACATATgctattatttcattttcttgtcaTCCATTTATTGCATATACAGAGTTTACTGCTTTCCATCTGAACATCAGCaaattaaaagttttaaaagttACACATGAGAAAAACATCAAGCAAGATTAAATCAGGAATTGGGGGACTGTGGTAGTGTGTGGCTAATGCACTCCTTACCTCCTTCTTCAGGGGTGTCACATATTCCCAAGTGTTGGTTTTAGGGTCATACCTCTCCACTTCCCTCAGGTCTTCATGGTAATCTCGGCCTGCGACGGCATAAATATAGTTGTCCACGACACAAACACTGAGGTCAGcatgctcctgctgcagggactggATCTGGAACCATCTGTTGTGTCGTGGGTCATACCTTGGAAAAGAATGGGATCAAAGGAAGttattcctgcagctgcagaatcACTGCAGGAGTAGCAGACAGCTCCGTGGATGTGGGTTACTGCACTGTCTTCAGCTGAAATTGAGCTCATCTCTAAGTGATGTGGAATTTGGCCTTGTCAGCATTTTATTATTAGCAAAGTTGTTTTATTCTATTTATAGAAGATGTACTTTAGCTGACATAATCATGCTATCATAGCCTAGGTTTTCCATTATCTTGTACACTGCTGGCAGGTTACATATCACAATCTCTGTTTGCACAAAGCCTTTCTACAAGGTAACACAGTCTAAAAATAGCACAAAGACTGAATCTGGATCTTCAAGAATATGAGAAGGGCATAAATATGTGGTGGGTTCTTTGATTCTTTTCCCCAAATATCTGCTGCTCAAAGTGAATCTCATGATTCACTTTCATGTCAAATTATCTCTCTCATCTGGAAATTTTAGTTACAGAGAAAACTGGTTGAGAATTGAAACTATGCATGTCATAAAATAAGAGCAACTCAGCTAAGACTTGTAAAACTGAGCACAATATAAAGACAAAAGgttttaaatctgtttttgCAACGTAATGGGCATGAAGGTCCAAAcctgctcctccctcctgctcttccctgtgACACAGTAGTACAAAAGGACTCTGGAATGCTGCTCTTGTGCACACAGATTTTTGAAAATCTGTCAGTAGtagcattttatttcaaatcCTTTTGTACTGGGACAAAAACTACACATAGAAGACTTGCAGAAAATGCTAGTTAGAGAACATCTAGACAGCCTAGAGTTCAGGCTCATTACTGCTTCCCACACCTTTAATACTTCCCTCCTCCAACAAGGCAGAAAGAAGTAGCAGTAATACTCTTGAATGAGTAGCTGTTTTACACTGTCAGGCTTAGCTGTGTCTCAcaagcactgctgggagcttCCTGAGCTTACTATGAAGCAcatttcttgtgttttctttcagtgAGGCTCCTGCTAGGTTCCTGATCATTTGGCTGGTAAGTGTACTGACTGTCTGCTGGCTTACTGACTCAGAAAGGGCAACAGGGTGGCAATAAAATTAATAGCAGGATTATGCTTATCTTACCTCCAACACCTTGACTCTGCTCGAAAACCACTTACATTGTTGTCTCCACCAATTAAATATACAAAATTATTGAGAACAGCAATCCCTTGGTTGGACATTCTGGGGGCTAGTGCAGCTGTAAAGTGCCTCCACTCCCCCAACAAGGGGTTCAGATACTTGGCTTGATCACTGAGGACAATAGATGGAGTAGAATGCATCCCTCCAAATCCCACCACACACTGGAACTCTGATCTCAGCTGTGTCTGGGAGCTCTGAAGCATTGGCTGAAGACATTCATTCTTGTGGTACATTAATGCATCTGCAACTGTATCTTTTAAAGGACATGGACTTAATTTGTCATGAAGCCTTTGCAGGATCTGGGGTTCCATCAGAGGAAAACGAACTGTCTCAAGTAGCTTAAGGGGCTCCATCAGGGAGACCTGATCTGTCTCCAGTTCCTCTGGAGAATAATGATAAAAAAGTGCTCCATCATAAACTTCAAACTCATAGTTAACCTCCAAACGGTTGCTGCTGAGAAGGGAGTAGACCTTCTGCAGGGGCAGCTGTCGGTACACTTGTGTCCTTGAGAAAGCTGTAAAGTTCTTCAGAATGTAGGAGTCCAGCTGCTCACTCAAATGCTTTAAGTCATAGTGGTCAGCTAGTCTGTACACGTCAAGGATGTTCTCTTCATCTACCCAGGACATGAGGAAATCACAACAGAACTTAATGACTTCTGGAATCTGCAAAAGAGAGAGGTTTTTCATTTCAGACACCACCTGCCCCACACTTGAGAGACAGGGGACTGAAGCCTGGGATGACTGTAAGGAAATTGTCCACGACATGTCTGCTCTCCCCACAGTCTGACACCATGGTCACTTGTGCCCTATtcacctttccccagagaaacagaactcagcatgGGTATGTGGGTGAATATAACACCATGGCTCTTCTAGCCATGCTCTACTGCAAGAATAAGTTGGCTTCAGGTGCAATGTGCCTTCCAAGACACGTGGGaccctgggctctgcctgctctgcagcctgcctgggagcagccaggaaaacaCACACAGGACATGGTGATTACAGTCACCACGTGCTTGCTTTCCCAGAGCACTACAGACATGCTATATCAAAGATTATCTGTAACAAATATTTCACTCAAGAGCTTAGGAAGCCattggaaaggaaaatgaatATTTAGTATTGTCTTCTGAACACAATTTGAAGTTGTATctggcagaaggaaaaaagaactaTCTGCTGTCCAGGAGCCCCTCTGCTAACAAAGTGTGtaaaaaccaaccaaagcaAGAAATCACCAAGTTTAAGATTTAATACCAAAGCCTTGTGCAGCAGTTAGCTGCATGGgaaattagagaaaaaaaaaacttgtctTAAAAGCACATGAACTCTGCACTTAGTGCAAACCATAGTGGCAGGATTTCCTGTAGTGATGGGGTCAGGAGAGGTCATGTGCCTCATCTTGAGAAGCACAATTTCTGAGCAGCAAACCCTATTCCTTACCATAGGCCAGGGATATTCTGTTTCAGGGAAGCTTTCACAAACAGATCAGTGAAAGTGAATACTATATAAAATGCTCATCTAGATGAAATGGGTAATGTTTTAACTAATTAAACCATTGGCACAAATGAGATGTGCAAGGACCCGTTCATTGCTCCTATCCTTCCACAGTTACTTCCAGTGGATACAGCATCCTAGAAATGCTTCTTATCATGCCCATGCTCCCTTCTTAACCCTCCCTCTAACCAGATATccacattttctgtttctttcataatttgtttcttgtttcttttttgtcacATCTCTCAGTACCTCACCTGAAGCTGACAGGCTGCAGCTAAGGTTTCCTGTACACTGTTCACACTGAGTTCCAGCTCAGAAGTGTAAATGAAGTTCAAGATTTTACACATCGCATTGTAGGAGATGCCATGAATATGAACTTCTTCTTGTTCCATCTCTCTCAATCCTCCTGCAAACATTCCTCTGCAAAACAGACAATGGCACGTGCTATGGCAGATTTGCATTGAAGCTATTTCCAGTTTGCTCATCTTATGTTGTCCTGGGAacataaaaaatattcagaaagacAAAAACCTAGCTAGACACTTTAAAGTGATTACCTCTTCTCTAAGTTAAGAGTACAGACCTTTAGGACCTAAGAAAGTAACACTTCATTGTGCAGGAAAACAGTAGGGGCAACCTAGAAGGTACAGTTCAGAGGTGAAGGACTTAAATACATAATATATGTATTATATACCCAGTATATATGGGTAGTCAATAGTCAAAGGCAGATACTCTGGGTGtgggggaaaaggaaacaaagaggaACTAGGgacagtgggatttttttccaaggTAGAGCAGCTCTTCCTTCAGTTGGAAATTTGTCTGGATTGTCTTGGGTATTTGCTCTATGAAAACAAAGGAAGTGCTCATCAAATTGCCCAGGGACTGCCTGGTTAATGGCCAGAGAGTCACCCTATAGGCACACAACAGTGACCCACCTCCAGTGAGTTTTTGTGTATTATGAATAAATGatcaccaccacaggcaaagtCTTACAATGCTAAGGATATGTTAAAAGCCACTTAGAGTGCACTGAAGCAGAAGACACCAGTTCAGATAGTGTCTCCTCTTTATAAACCTCCAAGTACCACAGTGAATTTAGTGGAGGTAAGCTCAGTGTGAAGGAACAAGAGCTTTATTTCTGCAGAGAAATAACAGAGATGAATAAAGCCATAGTTAGTGTTTTGAAACAGCCTGTCACTCTTGCGCTGAGAATGACACAGGAACAGGAGGGAGGCAGTATtgtagaaaaagcaaaaaaaggctaattaattactttattatatcatattacatctaaactgaatctgccaagcactaaACTGCACTCCACTCCACAGAATCTCGTGACTGTCAGCCGACagtcctgacacacacacacgcttGGCCCTGctaggccaaggaaacaaacaccatcactttgggtaaacaatctccacactgcattctactttggcatgATACAGGCACGGCAAatgataagaattgttttgatcattctctgaggttcagagaatgtgaatccaagaaatattcttgggaagaCTGCCTTGCTTTTCTCCATGAGGACAAATGTGGCTACAACAGCCTCAGCTCCATCTTACAGGTCTGATGCTGGATTCAGGAGTCTGCCTGGacagaagctgtggatgcccctaACAGGCAGACACGCTGGTGGCTGCAGCCTACCTGAAGTAGTCACAGGAGGCGGCCAGGAGGATGCGATGAGCCTCGATGGGTTTGTcctccaccagcagcaccacgTCGAAGAGGACGCTGCTGTCGCGCAGGGCCAGCAGCCCGCTGAGCAGGGCCTGCGAGTGCTCGGCGCTGCGGTACGTGCTGCTGCTGCGCTGCTGCGCCGCGGGCTCCAGCGCAGCTCCGCGCGCCCCGGGCAGCTCCCGCTCCTCCGCCATCCCAGGCACCGGCTGCAGCAGAATGAAATCTGTGAGGCAACACGATCAGCAAAGGTTTGCGGCTTTTGCTTTGCAAGTGGTCCTCTGACCCTTGCCTgacacagaaaataaagcaactctTCAGCCAGTGGAGAGACACTTCTGTCCTGGAAAAATGATACTGAAAACACACAGATGGACATCAGCCCACCAAAGTGCTACAATGAGGTTTTCCAAAAACAGGTGTTCTGACTCCTGGGTTTTCAGACCAATATCAGAGTATGTGTCACATGggtattttgttttcttagcAAGAGTTTCATTTCCCaatccaaaaccaaaccccTTATTACTTTTGTATTTCTGCATAACCTGCAACAAAAAATGGACAAAAATGTTGCCAAATTCTAAATTGCCTAATATTCTCAGGTAACTTTTCTGCAATATAAACTGTACCTTGCATCATTCTCTTAATATTTTACCACGGaatctcctctctccctctgtGTTTGCTTTCTACATTTTCTGTAGCTAAGCACATTTCCAACCTCAATTGTGCAAAATACTGTACAAAACTGCAGGCTTCAAAGTGAGTTTCTTTATTTTGGCAATTTCAAGTTAGCATGCACAACTGCTTTCCTGTGACTCCCTGCAGAGAGGAGGTATTTCCTCCAGAATGAGCACTGTCCAAGGCTATCCTGTACCTTTTTCTAGGTAAAAGGCCACTGACACACTGGGAAGGTCCCCTATGGCACACTGGGAAACACCTGTAAAAAGCTATCTGCAAGTGATTGTGTTTCATGTCTATGGTTAAGCAATCAAAATCTCATGAGTCCTCTTCTGCCATCCTGTAATTTACCCTGTCCATTGTCTTTGAAGAATGTCAGAAGTTGTAGCAGTCAGAGCTGATAGACTCTATCCAGTTGTCAGcatgcattaaaaaaacacCCCCCATTAGCAAGAGGAAGTAAGTGAGCTGATGTGGCTGCTAACACACTCAGAAGATCCTCTCTTCAGCAGCCTGGGAAACAGCTTAGTGCCAGAAGGGATAGTCCAAGGGGTTAGCAGCAGTCAGGGAAGCAAAAGAGAACAAGCCCTGCAAATCCAAAGAAAGAGTGAAGAAATGGAACCATTGTTTAATTGTGCCAGCCACAGACAGTGAGGGCAGCACTGGAGATCTCAAAATACTGCAGGTATTCTGGGTATGGGCAGCAAGGAAGGAGCTACCCAGATGACACcaagaaatatgaaaatgtttCTTGTTCTGCCTGAGGAAGGTACCCTACACTGCCCAAACCAAAAGGAAGGTGGTGCTGCATGGTGAACAGGATGGAAAACACCCTGAGAAAGTGTATTCACGTTTATCTGCTCTTTGCCAGCAAAACCAAGACAGCAGCTCAGAAGAGGAGCTCTGACAAGACAGCCTTCTGGGGAACACTCAGGTCCATTAGGGAGGGAAAACTATCCATCATCAGCTGAAGAGATGAGTCATGGCTTATTTTTCATGACAAGTTGATGCTTTCCCTAGAAATCAAATGAAAGCAGACAAAACATTAGTGTATCATTGAATTTGCTCCTGGGGAATACTAAGAGTGATGGATTGAGGCAAGGGAAGTAATGTagtaagaaaggcaagtgaGTGTTATATGATGTTGATCAGAAATTTCCCATTTCactaaaaggaaataaatgcagCAAAACCAAAGTAGGGTGATGTATGGTCCAAATGAGGAACTGATTAACTCTGTTAATGTGGTTAAAGCTCCAAAACATGTTATATTTTCCTGTTCTTAGAGAGCTCTTATCAAAATAAGTCCCTATGGAAGAAAAATCACTGTATCAAAAAGCAGAAGTAAAGGCAACAAATTAACTACTTTCTGAATCCAAGGACATTTCAGGATTAGGGGAAACAGCATGACCTTTGATACAATTTTATAATATATCATATACTGCATTCATTGGTGGGAGAGAGGCCAAGGCAAGGTAAGTGAGAGATAAAACTCCACGGGCCACTGAAACCCTGTAACAAGTGGTAGCAAAGAAATGTATTGTAGGAGAATCAGGTTACAGACAGAGATACATGCAGGGTAAAGTGGGAAACCTATATAATAATGCAagcctttatttatttaactttaTTTAATATGACTGTAGATAGTTACTGCTCAGAATATATTCTCTACCCAAATAATCTGAAAAGTAACAGAAAAGGGATCAGGCTTTCAGCAAGTAAAGCCCCAGAAGAGATCTGATCTTACAAACGTGGTAACTGGAGCCAGGAAGATTAAATGATATtatgaaagagagaaaatagaaatacaTTAAAAGGATAAATTATTTAGTGATTCTGTAGCCAGTATGAGCATTAGTGTCTGAATAGCTCTCAGTGACAAGTGGGGGCTGTCTTGGAGATCTGCAGGGAGTTTATCTCACACTTGGTTTGAGCAGATACAGGCTTCAATTATGCCACAACCATCATCAAGAGCTGGACaaaccagctctgctgtgaccaCCCAGTGTGGCCAAGAAAAGATGCTGGGGGTGCAGCTGAACCATCCTCCACAGCTGATTTTTGGCTGGTTAACAGCTGAacctacagattttttttttgctacgcTCTCCTTTCTGAATTCTGGCAGTCCTGAGCTCCTGTTTCCAActcctgcccctgggctgtACCCCAGCTGTCACTGGTGAGCTGGACTGTCCCTCAGGATGGTCACTCATGCTTGTACATCATCCTAATGAACTGCTGCCAGCCTGAAAAATTAAAGGTGAACATTTGCAGTGTTAGTCTATAAAGTCTGACTGACATATGTGGTTAAGTCTTCCTTGAGCCAAAAGCCTCTTAGCTCCTGCCTAGGTAGTTTCAGGAGCTGTAAGAAAAGAGGTGTAAGAGGGTGGAGGGACCAGGGGGTGGCTGTGGGGGACGTGGCCAGCAGGATTCCCTCAGCTGAgtgtgctcagctctgcaacagctgcagcaggagcagctggggtcGGGGGGCAGGAAGGTacaaagcagctgctgtggcagggTGAGTGTTGTGGGCTTCTTGAAGAGAGAAGTGGGGTGGATTTGGCATTTGAGTTTTCTGGATTAAATGCAGTGTGTTCGCTGAGCTGATTGATcattttgtgtatttctttgGGTATTGTTCTAAATGCTGATTACAAAATTGCTGAGGAGGGATGTTGCTGCTAGCACAGCACCCTGCTTCTCAAACCGTGTGGCCTGACCAGTGTGCTTTGTGCCTTTGTTGCTGtctaaaaaaatctatttagcttaatctttattaaaaaaacataaaaacaacaaaagctgCCTAAATATAATGTAAGCAGGACAGTTCTGGATAGAGAGAGAACAGGTTTGTTCCTCTATCCTGAGCTTCTCTACTGTCAGCTTCTTGCTTTTAGTAGTATGTACCTAAGGCCTCTCTGCTCTCTTATTTCTGTTATTGTGAAAACAGCTCTGTGACTGAGACAAGCTCTTAGAAATTTGAGCAatatgttttctttcccttctcttcttGAGAAAGTTTCTCAGCACTGGTCAGCTGTTAGCAGTGAGCTTCAGTTGCTGAGTACTGCAGAACTAACCCTGCAggtggaaaagagcaggaattcTTTGACTTCACTGTGCTTCTTTAACAGCAGCAAAGATAACAAGTATTGTCTCATGTGCTGTGGGATGTTGTCTGCAGAAACAGGGAAGTCCTTCTTCTGTCCACTTTGAAATTGCAGAGAAAATCaggatacttttttttttgctggctGCACAATGTATTTGAGCCTGCAGTTATGTTAGTTTGTATTTTAGAGGATGTGGGTTGTTGTAGTGATTAATTTTAAGGTATTACAATTGAGTTTCCAGTacacaaagaagaaaacatatGGGATCAGTAATTGCATGTGCATGTCTGCAGGCAACTGTAGAAAGATGTTGACTGTTTGGTCACTTTGAAtcaaagagttaaaaaaattacagcaggcaaaaaaaatccccaaaaatggaaaaacccTCAGGGGTATCTAGAAACACAAGACTGCTCTTTTCCAGTAGACTGAAGTTTTCTACATTCTGTGTCTGGATTCCATCTGGGAACCAAGAGAAGGCAGCCATGCCTTGCAACGGAGGGAGCAAAGAACTGGagtatttccttctctttcctgtgTTATATACCAAGTTCACTGTATCACTGGTAATAAGCCATGGACACAGTGAAAGCCAAGTGTCTCGGTGACCTGCAGGTAACTCTGTAGTTGTCTTGTATTCAAATTCTACAACATGCTTCTGCAGATTAGTGGCATGAAGAAAAGTAGAGGTCTTAGGCTTCTAATTATTCAACTGAAATAATTCATTAATTATGAAAAGAgtaatgataatttttttttaaataaaatcccCTCTCTGATCAACAACAGAATACTTGCTCTCATAATAAAGGTATGTGGCTTATGACTGAGGAAGttggcactgggacaggaggaGTTTAGGGAATGCACTGTAGTTTGATCAATGGCAAAACGGTGAGAAACTGGTATGCTGGTTGCTCTTGTGCTCACTAGAAATCCTTATCCTTTTCAGAACACTGGGTCTAGGAATGGAGTAACTCAACTACaagcagaggggaagggaaaagtTAAAGGCATGGCAAGATAGGTAAGGTAGAGAAGAATGCAATGTCTGTCCTAGTGATATTTTTCAACACAGATCAATTGTCACACCATGGTGTTCCTGTGCTGCCATTAGAGCTAACTCAGCCTCTTTTCTGGGGAGGGATGCTGTGCTTTAACATGGTACAGATCATTTACAGTGCTGAAGTCTGTTGTTGGTGTTGAGAGGTATGACACACACCCAGCCAAGTATTCACCCCTTGTATGAGCAGCATCCAGCCCAGAGAGATGCCCCAAATGTCAGGTGCATgagtgggtttgggggtgtctttTTGTAAAGTTCTGCTGACAGCCTGGATTCTCTGCTGTAGAGAAATGGCTGGGTGCAGGAAGGATTAACCAAGTTAGTTTCTATGGAAACTCAGACATTTCTGTATTCAAGAGCTCGTGGCTGTCAGTTACATCACTACAAAGAGGTG
The Passer domesticus isolate bPasDom1 chromosome 17, bPasDom1.hap1, whole genome shotgun sequence DNA segment above includes these coding regions:
- the KLHL22 gene encoding kelch-like protein 22 isoform X1, with product MKAEAPPPLSARVRGPLAKQKPQTFADRVASQISFCCSRCLGWRRSGSCPGRAELRWSPRRSSAAAARTAAPSTRRPCSAGCWPCATAASSSTWCCWWRTNPSRLIASSWPPPVTTSGQHKMSKLEIASMQICHSTCHCLFCRGMFAGGLREMEQEEVHIHGISYNAMCKILNFIYTSELELSVNSVQETLAAACQLQIPEVIKFCCDFLMSWVDEENILDVYRLADHYDLKHLSEQLDSYILKNFTAFSRTQVYRQLPLQKVYSLLSSNRLEVNYEFEVYDGALFYHYSPEELETDQVSLMEPLKLLETVRFPLMEPQILQRLHDKLSPCPLKDTVADALMYHKNECLQPMLQSSQTQLRSEFQCVVGFGGMHSTPSIVLSDQAKYLNPLLGEWRHFTAALAPRMSNQGIAVLNNFVYLIGGDNNVSGFRAESRCWRYDPRHNRWFQIQSLQQEHADLSVCVVDNYIYAVAGRDYHEDLREVERYDPKTNTWEYVTPLKKEVYAHAGAALDGKMYITCGRRGEDYLKELQCYDPRTDRWDVLADGPVRRAWHGMAALLGKLYVIGGSNNDSGYRRDVHQVACYKPSTDQWTNVCPLPAGHGEPGIAVLDNRIYVLGGRSHNRGIRMDYVHIYDAERDCWEEGPQLEDDISGMAACVLTLPRAILMETEKWLSEWHADRMKHHLDFPPEVMSVSDWEEFDNSSED
- the KLHL22 gene encoding kelch-like protein 22 isoform X3; amino-acid sequence: MKAEAPPPLSPVPGMAEERELPGARGAALEPAAQQRSSSTYRSAEHSQALLSGLLALRDSSVLFDVVLLVEDKPIEAHRILLAASCDYFRGMFAGGLREMEQEEVHIHGISYNAMCKILNFIYTSELELSVNSVQETLAAACQLQIPEVIKFCCDFLMSWVDEENILDVYRLADHYDLKHLSEQLDSYILKNFTAFSRTQVYRQLPLQKVYSLLSSNRLEVNYEFEVYDGALFYHYSPEELETDQVSLMEPLKLLETVRFPLMEPQILQRLHDKLSPCPLKDTVADALMYHKNECLQPMLQSSQTQLRSEFQCVVGFGGMHSTPSIVLSDQAKYLNPLLGEWRHFTAALAPRMSNQGIAVLNNFVYLIGGDNNVSGFRAESRCWRYDPRHNRWFQIQSLQQEHADLSVCVVDNYIYAVAGRDYHEDLREVERYDPKTNTWEYVTPLKKEVYAHAGAALDGKMYITCGRRGEDYLKELQCYDPRTDRWDVLADGPVRRAWHGMAALLGKLYVIGGSNNDSGYRRDVHQVACYKPSTDQWTNVCPLPAGHGEPGIAVLDNRIYVLGGRSHNRGIRMDYVHIYDAERDCWEEGPQLEDDISGMAACVLTLPRAILMETEKWLSEWHADRMKHHLDFPPEVMSVSDWEEFDNSSED
- the KLHL22 gene encoding kelch-like protein 22 isoform X2, with translation MKAEAPPPLSISFCCSRCLGWRRSGSCPGRAELRWSPRRSSAAAARTAAPSTRRPCSAGCWPCATAASSSTWCCWWRTNPSRLIASSWPPPVTTSGQHKMSKLEIASMQICHSTCHCLFCRGMFAGGLREMEQEEVHIHGISYNAMCKILNFIYTSELELSVNSVQETLAAACQLQIPEVIKFCCDFLMSWVDEENILDVYRLADHYDLKHLSEQLDSYILKNFTAFSRTQVYRQLPLQKVYSLLSSNRLEVNYEFEVYDGALFYHYSPEELETDQVSLMEPLKLLETVRFPLMEPQILQRLHDKLSPCPLKDTVADALMYHKNECLQPMLQSSQTQLRSEFQCVVGFGGMHSTPSIVLSDQAKYLNPLLGEWRHFTAALAPRMSNQGIAVLNNFVYLIGGDNNVSGFRAESRCWRYDPRHNRWFQIQSLQQEHADLSVCVVDNYIYAVAGRDYHEDLREVERYDPKTNTWEYVTPLKKEVYAHAGAALDGKMYITCGRRGEDYLKELQCYDPRTDRWDVLADGPVRRAWHGMAALLGKLYVIGGSNNDSGYRRDVHQVACYKPSTDQWTNVCPLPAGHGEPGIAVLDNRIYVLGGRSHNRGIRMDYVHIYDAERDCWEEGPQLEDDISGMAACVLTLPRAILMETEKWLSEWHADRMKHHLDFPPEVMSVSDWEEFDNSSED